A DNA window from Maribellus comscasis contains the following coding sequences:
- a CDS encoding DUF6786 family protein, with the protein MNRKILQIIILSFLVACAPSGRKKSQPINMEKGTYGYDHAFLSENNVETIELKSESSEARVLIAPGYQGRVMTSSANGDIGSSFGWINYDLIESGEVNDQFNPVGGEERFWLGPEGGPFSVYFEQGEEQVFENWNVSAVIDTEEFEIKEKEGDSVTFGKTAKLKNASGTEFDIAIERKVKLLSTDEAGRFLGTDLSGDSTKVVAYQSDNILKNTGKEAWTKESGLLSIWMLCMFNPSPSITVFIPYNPGPKGKIVNDDYFGKVPPDRLVVDEKSATIFFKIDGAYRSKIGVPRDRASEICGSYDSATNVLTLLWTSLPSEPKEYVNSKWGEQDDPYNGDVINSYNDGPVEDGSVMGPFYEIETSSPAADLKPGEAITHTQRVIHIQGPEAKIAPIVSKLFGLDLNTVKTIFQ; encoded by the coding sequence ATGAACAGGAAAATCTTACAAATCATCATTCTTTCTTTTCTGGTTGCGTGTGCACCGTCAGGAAGGAAAAAATCACAGCCTATAAATATGGAAAAAGGAACTTACGGTTACGATCATGCTTTCCTGAGTGAAAACAATGTAGAAACAATTGAGTTGAAATCGGAATCTTCAGAAGCACGAGTTCTAATTGCCCCCGGTTACCAGGGAAGGGTAATGACTTCCTCTGCAAACGGTGATATTGGGTCAAGCTTTGGCTGGATTAACTACGATTTGATCGAATCCGGTGAAGTAAACGATCAGTTCAACCCGGTTGGCGGGGAAGAGCGGTTCTGGCTGGGGCCCGAAGGAGGTCCTTTTTCCGTTTATTTTGAACAGGGAGAAGAGCAGGTTTTTGAAAACTGGAATGTTTCTGCTGTGATAGATACAGAAGAATTTGAGATCAAGGAAAAAGAGGGAGACAGCGTAACCTTTGGGAAGACAGCAAAATTAAAAAATGCCTCGGGAACAGAATTTGATATTGCAATCGAACGAAAAGTAAAACTCCTGTCAACAGATGAAGCTGGGCGTTTTTTAGGAACTGATTTGTCGGGCGACAGTACGAAAGTAGTTGCCTATCAGTCGGACAATATTTTGAAAAATACCGGCAAGGAAGCGTGGACAAAAGAAAGTGGACTCCTTTCAATCTGGATGCTGTGTATGTTTAACCCATCGCCGTCTATAACCGTTTTTATTCCATATAATCCAGGTCCAAAAGGGAAAATAGTAAATGATGATTATTTTGGGAAAGTTCCACCAGACAGATTGGTTGTAGACGAAAAATCAGCTACCATATTTTTTAAAATTGACGGAGCGTACCGAAGTAAAATTGGTGTACCAAGAGACAGGGCGTCAGAGATTTGTGGAAGTTATGATTCAGCAACAAATGTTTTAACCCTGCTCTGGACCTCACTGCCTTCTGAACCAAAAGAATACGTCAATTCCAAATGGGGAGAACAGGATGATCCGTATAATGGCGATGTAATCAACTCATATAATGATGGCCCGGTAGAGGACGGCTCAGTTATGGGGCCATTTTACGAGATTGAAACATCGTCGCCTGCAGCCGATTTGAAACCAGGTGAAGCAATTACACATACACAACGAGTGATACATATTCAAGGCCCCGAGGCAAAAATTGCACCGATTGTCAGCAAATTATTCGGCCTTGATTTAAATACAGTAAAAACAATATTTCAATAG
- the fucP gene encoding L-fucose:H+ symporter permease yields MEKQLVIPRGIVWPFVLLTSLFFAWAIPNNLTDTMLAAFKRIMSLSDSKTAWIQLACYLFGYGGFAIPAALFIKKYTYKSGVILGLAMYAFGAFMFYPAMLLAEVNINISFMMFLLALVILFAGLSNLETSTNSYVYAIGPEETGTQRLNFSQSFNPFGAITGVVLSQVFVLSQLNTLSADERAALPPEELVKIQGVELNAVTMTYVGLGFVMLVILLAIYFTRMPYAKEEDKKLDFAGTFRRLINNKNYVWGVTAQFFYVGAQIAVWSFIIRYAMQQLQLDSIVAQLGKNASSEEIIALLRNVEPVAAGFYNVSETLGMTAFLPRTPEQAGATYYILSLILFVIGRFSFTGLMKFIKPRVLLTILSVLAIICTVIAIYANGNVGIYAIVGISGCMSLMFPTIYGLGIKGLGDDMKIGGAGMVMAIAGAAVLTQIQGIVSDQSGSIKLAFWVPAIAFAIIAYYGAVISRRVKFSKS; encoded by the coding sequence ATGGAAAAACAACTCGTAATACCCAGAGGAATAGTATGGCCATTTGTGCTGCTGACTTCCCTTTTTTTCGCGTGGGCTATACCCAATAACCTTACAGATACCATGCTGGCCGCTTTTAAAAGAATTATGAGCCTCAGCGACTCTAAAACTGCCTGGATTCAATTGGCATGTTATCTTTTCGGATATGGGGGATTTGCTATCCCAGCAGCATTGTTCATAAAAAAATACACGTATAAATCAGGTGTTATTTTAGGGCTGGCTATGTATGCTTTTGGTGCATTCATGTTTTATCCGGCAATGTTGCTGGCAGAAGTAAATATCAACATCAGTTTTATGATGTTTTTGCTGGCCTTGGTAATCTTATTCGCCGGGCTTTCCAACCTTGAAACTTCAACAAACTCTTATGTATATGCAATAGGCCCCGAAGAAACAGGTACCCAACGACTGAACTTTTCGCAATCGTTTAATCCTTTTGGAGCGATCACCGGTGTTGTACTCAGCCAGGTTTTTGTTTTATCACAGCTAAATACCTTAAGTGCCGATGAAAGGGCAGCATTGCCGCCTGAAGAATTGGTAAAGATACAGGGGGTGGAATTAAATGCAGTAACGATGACCTACGTGGGCCTTGGTTTTGTAATGCTCGTTATTCTGTTGGCCATTTATTTTACCCGGATGCCTTATGCAAAAGAGGAAGACAAAAAACTGGATTTTGCGGGTACTTTCCGTAGGTTAATCAATAACAAGAACTACGTATGGGGAGTTACTGCGCAGTTTTTTTATGTGGGGGCGCAAATTGCTGTTTGGTCGTTTATAATTCGTTATGCCATGCAACAGTTGCAATTGGATTCCATTGTAGCCCAGCTTGGTAAAAATGCTTCATCCGAAGAAATTATCGCCCTTTTAAGGAATGTTGAACCGGTTGCTGCAGGATTTTATAATGTAAGCGAAACCCTGGGGATGACTGCTTTTCTTCCACGTACACCTGAACAGGCAGGAGCCACCTATTATATTTTGTCGCTGATATTGTTTGTTATCGGGAGGTTTTCTTTTACAGGCTTAATGAAATTTATTAAGCCACGGGTTCTGTTGACAATACTTTCTGTTTTAGCCATTATCTGTACTGTAATAGCTATTTATGCCAACGGTAATGTAGGTATTTATGCCATTGTGGGTATTTCGGGATGTATGTCGCTGATGTTCCCGACAATTTACGGGTTAGGTATAAAAGGTTTGGGAGACGATATGAAGATTGGTGGAGCCGGCATGGTAATGGCAATTGCCGGGGCTGCTGTTTTAACGCAAATCCAGGGTATTGTTTCCGACCAGTCAGGAAGCATAAAACTGGCATTCTGGGTACCAGCAATTGCATTTGCAATTATTGCATATTATGGTGCAGTAATTAGCCGAAGAGTAAAATTTTCAAAAAGCTAA
- a CDS encoding SGNH/GDSL hydrolase family protein, which translates to MQENYPQANFKEVYAAIGGTGSDLGVFRLQEHVLQFKPDLLFVEFAVNDNSQDPDRIIRAMEGIVWQTWDNNPNTDICFVYTIQEIYLETETNGKLQESAQTMELVADKYGIPSINFGFEVAKKVKQGKLIFTNFDSEEINGIPVFCPDDVYPYVETGHRIYNSVLSKSFETIQENDKTKVQKHKLSKPMNPGYFSDTKMFDFPKVKLSRG; encoded by the coding sequence ATGCAGGAAAATTATCCTCAGGCAAATTTCAAAGAAGTTTATGCGGCAATAGGAGGTACCGGATCTGATCTTGGTGTATTTCGGTTGCAAGAGCATGTCTTGCAGTTCAAACCGGATTTATTATTTGTAGAGTTTGCGGTTAATGATAATAGTCAGGACCCTGACCGGATAATAAGAGCAATGGAAGGCATTGTGTGGCAAACTTGGGACAATAATCCGAATACCGATATTTGTTTTGTTTATACCATCCAGGAAATTTATTTGGAAACAGAAACCAATGGGAAGCTACAGGAGTCGGCTCAAACCATGGAATTAGTGGCTGATAAATATGGCATTCCGAGTATAAACTTTGGTTTCGAAGTAGCTAAAAAGGTAAAACAAGGAAAACTGATTTTTACAAACTTTGATAGTGAAGAAATAAACGGAATTCCAGTTTTTTGCCCAGACGATGTATATCCGTATGTTGAGACAGGGCATCGAATATACAATTCGGTACTTTCCAAGTCTTTCGAAACAATACAGGAGAATGACAAAACAAAAGTTCAAAAGCATAAATTATCGAAACCTATGAACCCTGGATATTTCTCGGATACAAAGATGTTTGATTTTCCGAAAGTAAAGTTGAGTAGAGGTTAG
- a CDS encoding relaxase/mobilization nuclease domain-containing protein, translated as MIGKAKSIAHTVKAVNYAKKKPGAKEISRNKVAGETPREIATEFRIFQNLNSKCGKNTFSMVLSPSIPDGDKLSNSDFAKLAEDFLKRMKLDNHQFISFLHIDEKHKHLHIYVNRIDFDGKAYKDHFISKKAQRIAESVAKEWGFTTAKEIQQQKEQRLSSYIKEVHQRVLSVMPRDIDDYVQLMEQDGIQTHRRIASDGKVVGLKFQIGEETIKGSSVGREFSAANLQKQILRNFEAMYYAEQERRKRQRIIPTKKPRMRF; from the coding sequence ATGATCGGCAAAGCAAAAAGTATAGCACATACAGTCAAAGCTGTCAACTACGCCAAGAAAAAGCCCGGAGCCAAGGAGATCAGCCGGAATAAAGTTGCAGGCGAAACACCCAGGGAAATTGCAACGGAGTTCAGGATCTTTCAGAACCTGAATTCCAAATGCGGGAAGAATACCTTTTCAATGGTACTGAGTCCGTCCATCCCAGATGGTGATAAACTTAGTAACTCGGATTTTGCAAAACTGGCAGAGGACTTTCTGAAGAGAATGAAATTGGACAATCATCAATTTATTTCTTTTCTGCACATCGATGAGAAACACAAGCACCTGCACATCTATGTCAATCGCATAGATTTTGACGGGAAGGCATACAAGGACCACTTTATCAGCAAGAAGGCACAGCGTATTGCTGAGAGTGTGGCAAAAGAATGGGGATTTACTACTGCCAAAGAAATTCAGCAACAAAAAGAGCAAAGACTGAGCAGCTACATAAAAGAAGTCCATCAACGGGTATTGAGCGTAATGCCCCGCGACATTGATGATTATGTCCAATTGATGGAACAGGATGGAATCCAAACCCACAGAAGAATTGCTTCTGATGGAAAAGTTGTTGGATTAAAATTTCAGATTGGAGAGGAAACCATTAAAGGAAGTAGTGTTGGCCGGGAGTTTAGTGCTGCCAACTTGCAAAAACAAATTCTCAGGAATTTTGAAGCCATGTACTATGCAGAACAGGAAAGACGCAAACGACAACGGATAATCCCAACCAAGAAACCACGAATGAGATTTTAA
- a CDS encoding plasmid mobilization protein: MRVRTKYISFRVSNIEKKAITMAAHECGLGVSEFARRASLNMKVTLRFSPEELEVYNNLHTYHRNFTAIGNLVRSKHFNKNETILRELEEVLKLIKIHLGKFEQ; encoded by the coding sequence ATGAGAGTTCGTACTAAATATATCTCTTTTAGGGTAAGTAATATCGAGAAAAAAGCCATCACGATGGCTGCTCATGAATGTGGTTTAGGTGTCAGTGAATTTGCCCGTCGGGCATCTCTGAACATGAAAGTAACCTTACGGTTTTCTCCTGAAGAATTGGAGGTGTACAATAACCTGCACACTTACCATCGCAACTTTACGGCCATCGGAAACCTGGTAAGAAGCAAACATTTTAATAAGAATGAAACCATTCTCAGGGAACTCGAAGAAGTACTTAAGCTGATTAAGATTCACCTTGGAAAGTTCGAGCAATGA
- a CDS encoding toprim domain-containing protein gives MKNNKLQCDKAREIPITEFLKRSGYSPVKENQHSAWYLSPIRKENDASFKVSKVLNRWYDHGIGKGGNIIDLVIEMNNNCSVSDALRILVKNIPSFSFQQQNNVVELAPEPEIQIDKILPIRHPALIKYLLQRKIDAKTASCFASQIHYSIDQKRYFALGLENVSGGWELRNPYYKNAAAPKDFSYFTTGKQLLSVTEGMFDFFSLLMLYPGLPHQSDFLVLNSVSFINRIHKMAQNYPKVGLYLDNDSAGKKATKQLLADLTNSVDMSAIYKNTKDLNQLLIARNQRQRRSVR, from the coding sequence ATGAAAAATAACAAACTACAATGCGATAAAGCCCGTGAAATTCCGATAACAGAATTTCTGAAAAGATCCGGATACTCACCGGTAAAAGAAAACCAACATTCAGCCTGGTACCTTAGTCCGATTAGAAAGGAAAATGACGCATCATTTAAGGTTTCCAAAGTTCTTAACCGCTGGTACGATCATGGAATTGGCAAAGGTGGAAACATTATCGACCTGGTTATTGAAATGAATAACAACTGCAGTGTTAGTGATGCTCTGAGGATTCTGGTTAAAAACATTCCATCTTTCTCCTTTCAACAGCAGAATAATGTGGTTGAGTTAGCACCTGAACCGGAAATCCAGATCGATAAGATCCTCCCCATTCGGCACCCGGCTTTAATCAAATATTTGTTGCAAAGAAAAATAGATGCAAAAACTGCAAGTTGTTTTGCCAGCCAGATTCATTATTCCATTGATCAAAAACGATACTTCGCATTAGGTTTGGAAAATGTTTCGGGAGGCTGGGAACTTCGAAATCCGTATTATAAAAATGCTGCAGCACCAAAAGACTTTTCCTATTTCACTACAGGGAAACAATTGTTGAGTGTTACCGAAGGCATGTTTGATTTTTTTAGTTTGCTAATGCTTTATCCTGGCTTACCACACCAATCAGATTTTTTGGTATTGAATTCTGTTTCGTTTATCAACCGCATCCATAAGATGGCCCAAAATTATCCAAAAGTTGGTCTTTATCTGGATAATGATTCAGCTGGTAAAAAAGCAACCAAACAGTTATTGGCCGACCTAACGAACAGTGTCGATATGTCGGCCATTTATAAAAACACAAAAGATCTGAATCAGCTGTTGATAGCCAGAAACCAACGTCAGCGGAGGTCTGTGCGGTAA
- a CDS encoding primase-helicase family protein produces the protein MSDMPYIRIGTSYFKKVKAPTLSGDFNEILVPWNIDTIKQDFGKTYVADIPKYDGFTCIPNHINFKQVCSGFYNKYSPLSNKPKKGSIEVSTLFVKHIFGNQYELGLDYLQLLYQKPVHILPILCLVSKERSTGKSTFLKWLKAIFENNLTYLTNDSFGSQFNSDWANKLLICIDEVLFNKEELTERIKYLCTTNHNKMEAKGKDKIEVEFFGKFILCSNNEDNFIKIDAAEERFWVRKISKFETEDTDLLDKLVKEIPAFLFFLNNRELSAPRITRMWFTPSQIRTRALQNLIRHNRSRVEKELAFILFMVMEKYDLDEVEFCPQDAMFAVNQTRVKTDLTQIRHLLKKEWKLTPKSNSLTYEKFAIWNRGEITRETDTGRFYTVKKEFLLENFDELMNE, from the coding sequence ATGAGTGATATGCCGTATATCCGTATTGGAACTTCCTATTTCAAAAAAGTTAAAGCTCCTACCCTTTCAGGAGATTTTAACGAAATTCTTGTGCCATGGAACATCGATACCATAAAACAGGATTTTGGAAAAACTTATGTGGCGGATATTCCGAAATATGATGGTTTTACCTGCATTCCCAATCATATCAATTTCAAACAAGTCTGCTCAGGATTCTACAACAAATACTCACCTTTGAGTAACAAACCAAAGAAAGGATCAATTGAGGTTTCAACACTTTTTGTAAAACACATTTTCGGGAATCAATACGAACTGGGATTGGATTATTTGCAGTTGCTTTATCAAAAGCCGGTGCATATCCTTCCGATTCTTTGCCTTGTGTCAAAAGAAAGGTCAACCGGGAAAAGTACATTTCTGAAATGGCTCAAAGCAATTTTTGAAAACAACCTTACCTACCTGACAAACGATAGTTTTGGAAGCCAGTTTAATTCAGACTGGGCAAATAAGCTTCTGATCTGTATTGATGAAGTTCTTTTTAATAAAGAAGAACTGACCGAGCGGATTAAATACCTCTGCACTACCAACCACAATAAAATGGAAGCCAAAGGGAAAGACAAAATCGAGGTAGAATTCTTTGGAAAGTTTATTCTATGCAGTAATAACGAAGATAATTTCATAAAAATCGATGCTGCCGAAGAACGTTTTTGGGTACGAAAGATTTCAAAGTTTGAAACTGAAGATACTGACCTATTAGATAAACTGGTTAAGGAAATTCCTGCCTTTCTTTTCTTTTTAAATAACAGGGAACTTTCAGCTCCTCGGATTACCCGGATGTGGTTTACTCCTTCTCAAATCAGAACCCGCGCTTTACAAAACCTTATCCGGCATAACAGAAGCCGGGTAGAGAAAGAACTGGCCTTTATTTTATTTATGGTAATGGAGAAGTATGATTTGGATGAAGTTGAGTTTTGTCCCCAGGATGCCATGTTTGCCGTCAACCAAACAAGGGTAAAAACTGACCTCACACAAATCCGACACTTGCTGAAAAAGGAATGGAAGCTTACTCCAAAATCCAATTCGCTGACCTACGAAAAGTTTGCGATCTGGAACCGGGGAGAAATAACAAGAGAAACCGATACAGGTCGCTTTTACACCGTGAAAAAGGAATTTTTATTGGAAAATTTTGATGAACTGATGAATGAGTAA
- a CDS encoding helix-turn-helix transcriptional regulator, which yields MENQAFISTQVLNELKQIKTLLAENKTVFNVEELAQYTGLSKSKIYKLLSKKLIPTGTNANIRQKFFYKKDIDLWLMGISREEVEAEEEFNNSLSRNRKA from the coding sequence ATGGAAAATCAAGCATTTATTTCCACACAAGTACTGAACGAATTAAAACAAATCAAAACCCTTCTCGCAGAGAACAAAACCGTTTTTAATGTTGAAGAACTGGCTCAGTACACCGGGCTATCCAAAAGCAAAATTTACAAACTGCTCAGTAAAAAGCTGATCCCCACCGGCACTAATGCCAACATCCGGCAAAAGTTCTTTTATAAAAAGGACATAGATCTCTGGCTAATGGGTATTTCCAGAGAAGAAGTGGAAGCGGAGGAAGAATTCAACAACTCATTATCAAGAAACAGAAAAGCATAA
- the trxB gene encoding thioredoxin-disulfide reductase, protein MFKSLDINENEKSKVTSSGDAERVKCLIIGSGPAGYTAAIYAARANLSPVMYEGLQPGGQLTTTTEVENYPGYPEGVTGPVMMEDFKKQAQRFGADVRWGMATKVDFSGDIHKVWIDESKLIEAESVIIATGATAKYLGLEDEKKYAGGGVSACATCDGFFYRGKDVAVVGGGDTAAEEAMYLAGLCNKVYMIVRRDVLRASRVMAERAKKTPNIEILWQHQTKGLYGGNGVVEGAKLVKNLGKPDEEDVDIKIDGFFLAIGHKPNSDIFNDYLETDNVGYINTIPGTSQTKVPGVFACGDVQDSHYRQAVTAAGSGCMAAIDAERYLSEKNG, encoded by the coding sequence ATGTTTAAATCGCTTGATATTAACGAAAACGAAAAATCTAAAGTTACGTCCTCTGGTGATGCCGAGCGCGTAAAATGTTTGATTATTGGCTCAGGCCCGGCCGGATATACCGCTGCTATTTACGCTGCCCGTGCCAACCTTAGTCCGGTAATGTACGAAGGATTGCAACCCGGAGGACAACTTACAACTACTACAGAAGTAGAAAATTACCCCGGTTACCCCGAGGGAGTTACAGGTCCGGTTATGATGGAAGATTTTAAAAAACAGGCGCAACGTTTTGGCGCCGATGTGCGTTGGGGAATGGCAACAAAAGTTGATTTTTCCGGAGACATTCATAAAGTTTGGATTGACGAAAGCAAACTTATTGAAGCTGAATCGGTGATAATTGCTACTGGTGCAACTGCCAAGTATTTGGGATTGGAAGATGAAAAGAAATATGCAGGGGGAGGGGTATCTGCCTGTGCAACCTGCGATGGTTTCTTTTACCGAGGAAAAGATGTAGCCGTAGTGGGAGGCGGCGATACTGCAGCAGAAGAAGCCATGTATCTGGCTGGATTGTGTAACAAAGTGTACATGATCGTAAGAAGGGATGTTTTACGTGCTTCACGGGTGATGGCCGAGAGAGCAAAGAAAACGCCAAATATTGAAATTTTGTGGCAACATCAAACAAAAGGTTTATATGGCGGGAACGGTGTTGTGGAAGGAGCTAAATTGGTGAAAAATTTAGGGAAACCGGATGAAGAAGATGTTGATATTAAAATCGACGGATTTTTCCTCGCGATAGGGCACAAACCCAATTCCGATATTTTTAACGACTATTTGGAAACGGATAACGTCGGATATATCAATACAATTCCGGGGACTTCACAAACCAAAGTGCCTGGAGTATTTGCCTGTGGAGACGTTCAGGACTCTCATTACAGACAAGCAGTTACTGCAGCCGGTTCCGGTTGTATGGCTGCTATCGATGCCGAAAGATATCTTTCCGAAAAGAACGGATAA
- a CDS encoding transposase: MKVQRIYETPLEINFNSPRQEFSLYWKSFLTSEIGKLYVSLPWDDLVRHFKIKENKKGPSRFFSPGGMIALMFLKSYVGCSDRKLIEHLNGNIHFQLFCDIWLQGERLTNYKIVSQIRTFLSSRLAISEAQKILAKHWKPFIEHPNIMLTDATCYETSMRYPTNIKLLWESVDWCYGQLKLSCKYLKIRTPRTKYLKQKERYSHYSRKRRKSKKQRRILTRSLLHLLGKLLFLLEETQQNYLYEFTMPARYYRQIKIITTVLSQQQEIFDTGKSVPDRIVSLSKAYIRPIVRGKEVKPVEFGAKVNMIQFGGINFIEHISFSAFHEGIRLKQSVRYGRQLVGKPTHLSGDDIYATNANRTWCRKENIIHGFKRKGRAGKHEQHRKILHSVLRKERATRMEGSFGTEKEHYGLKKIRAMTRKNEELWIFFGVHTANAVRIARKMALQKQAA; the protein is encoded by the coding sequence GTGAAAGTACAAAGAATTTATGAAACGCCCCTTGAAATTAATTTTAATTCACCACGTCAGGAATTTTCTCTTTACTGGAAATCATTTTTAACATCTGAAATTGGTAAACTCTATGTCTCCTTACCCTGGGATGATTTAGTCCGGCATTTTAAAATCAAAGAAAATAAGAAAGGACCTTCCCGTTTTTTTAGTCCCGGGGGAATGATTGCATTGATGTTCCTTAAGTCTTATGTGGGGTGTTCAGACCGAAAACTAATTGAGCACTTAAACGGCAATATCCACTTTCAGCTTTTTTGTGACATCTGGCTACAAGGTGAAAGGCTTACCAATTATAAAATTGTCAGCCAGATACGTACTTTTTTGTCATCAAGGTTAGCTATTAGTGAAGCTCAAAAAATATTGGCAAAACATTGGAAACCCTTTATTGAACATCCCAACATTATGCTTACCGATGCAACATGTTACGAAACTTCGATGCGTTACCCAACCAATATAAAACTACTGTGGGAAAGTGTAGACTGGTGTTACGGTCAATTGAAATTAAGCTGTAAGTATTTAAAGATACGAACACCCCGAACCAAATATCTCAAGCAAAAAGAAAGGTATAGTCACTACAGCCGAAAGCGCAGGAAATCGAAAAAGCAGCGTAGAATACTTACCCGGAGCCTGCTGCACTTACTGGGGAAATTATTGTTTTTACTGGAAGAAACCCAGCAGAACTATCTTTATGAATTTACCATGCCAGCCAGATATTATCGCCAAATCAAAATAATTACCACGGTATTATCTCAACAACAAGAAATTTTTGATACAGGTAAAAGTGTACCCGACCGTATAGTCAGCCTTTCAAAAGCTTATATCCGGCCAATTGTACGAGGAAAAGAAGTTAAACCTGTTGAATTTGGAGCCAAGGTAAATATGATACAATTTGGAGGGATTAATTTTATCGAGCACATAAGCTTCAGCGCTTTTCATGAGGGGATAAGGCTTAAGCAATCTGTGCGTTACGGTCGCCAGCTGGTAGGTAAACCAACACACCTTTCGGGCGATGATATTTATGCCACCAATGCCAACCGCACCTGGTGCAGGAAAGAGAATATCATCCATGGGTTTAAACGAAAAGGAAGGGCAGGAAAACATGAACAGCACCGGAAAATACTTCATTCTGTACTTCGTAAAGAAAGAGCCACGCGAATGGAAGGAAGCTTTGGAACAGAAAAAGAACACTACGGCTTAAAGAAAATAAGGGCCATGACCCGGAAAAATGAAGAACTCTGGATTTTCTTTGGTGTACATACAGCAAATGCAGTTAGGATAGCCCGAAAAATGGCGCTCCAAAAACAAGCTGCCTAA
- a CDS encoding aminotransferase class I/II-fold pyridoxal phosphate-dependent enzyme, with translation MDIFEKFRTNKGDIGKWMDQIHGYFAFPKLEGEISARMKFRGKEVLTWSLNNYLGLANHPEVRKADAEAAAQYGMAYPMGARMMSGQTTKHEQLERELAEFVGKPDAFLLNYGYQGMVSAIDVLASRKDVIVYDSESHACIMDGVFLHKAKGGKSFVYSHNNIDKCRKMLGFATKIAAETGGGILVITEGVFGMTGQVGKLDEIVALKEEFNFRLFVDDAHGFGTMGPTGAGSGEHFGVQDGIDLYFGTFAKAMAGIGGFIACETDICYILRYNMRSQTFAKSLPMAMTIGALKRLDMIRTMPELREGLWTVVNTLQKGLKEAGFDLGKTNTQVTPVYMKGGEAEATNMVYDLRENYGIFCSMVVYPVIPKGEILLRLIPTAMHTLEDVEYTLNAFKDLHKKLIAGEYKSENLAKVEVDK, from the coding sequence GTGGATATATTTGAAAAATTCAGGACAAACAAAGGTGATATCGGAAAATGGATGGATCAGATCCATGGATACTTTGCATTTCCTAAACTTGAAGGAGAAATTTCAGCCAGAATGAAATTCCGGGGAAAAGAGGTATTAACCTGGAGTTTAAACAACTACCTTGGTCTTGCCAACCATCCTGAGGTTAGAAAAGCCGATGCAGAAGCTGCAGCGCAGTATGGAATGGCTTATCCGATGGGAGCCCGTATGATGTCGGGACAAACAACGAAACATGAACAGTTGGAGCGTGAACTGGCGGAATTTGTTGGTAAGCCTGATGCATTTTTGCTTAACTATGGATACCAGGGAATGGTTTCTGCAATCGATGTGCTGGCCAGCCGAAAAGATGTTATTGTGTACGATTCGGAATCACACGCCTGTATTATGGATGGCGTTTTTCTACATAAAGCAAAAGGCGGAAAAAGTTTTGTGTATTCGCATAACAACATCGATAAATGCCGTAAAATGTTGGGTTTTGCAACTAAAATAGCAGCAGAAACCGGTGGTGGAATTCTGGTAATTACAGAAGGCGTTTTCGGGATGACCGGACAAGTTGGAAAACTTGACGAAATTGTCGCGCTTAAAGAAGAATTTAACTTCCGCTTATTTGTTGACGATGCGCACGGTTTTGGAACTATGGGACCGACAGGCGCAGGCTCAGGTGAACATTTTGGCGTTCAGGACGGTATTGACCTTTATTTTGGAACGTTCGCGAAAGCAATGGCTGGCATTGGTGGTTTTATCGCTTGTGAAACAGATATTTGCTATATCCTCCGTTATAATATGCGTTCCCAAACCTTCGCAAAATCTTTACCAATGGCAATGACTATAGGCGCATTAAAACGTTTGGATATGATTCGTACAATGCCGGAATTGCGTGAAGGATTATGGACCGTTGTTAATACGCTGCAAAAAGGATTAAAAGAAGCAGGTTTTGACTTAGGAAAAACAAATACTCAGGTTACTCCGGTTTACATGAAGGGAGGAGAGGCTGAAGCAACTAACATGGTTTACGATTTACGCGAAAACTATGGAATTTTCTGTTCAATGGTAGTTTACCCGGTTATTCCTAAAGGTGAAATACTTTTGCGTTTAATTCCTACTGCGATGCATACATTAGAAGATGTTGAATACACATTGAATGCGTTCAAGGATTTACACAAAAAATTAATCGCAGGAGAATATAAAAGTGAAAATCTTGCAAAAGTAGAAGTTGACAAATAG